One stretch of Harmonia axyridis chromosome 1, icHarAxyr1.1, whole genome shotgun sequence DNA includes these proteins:
- the LOC123684171 gene encoding uncharacterized protein LOC123684171, translating to MGHKKCFLCGETRKLREISYHRLPTDLEMRNLWLKSLNVEDKVIESFKTQPVLCSKHFQSQDIMFAGGRRVLHMNAIPVLFSASSVKIESPNEVMLSSFPTMYETEHAEIIQSTSPHYVSHHDQGIQDIESQKRRYSSEMENNSNPSAPVSPQQSKNFRYVGDFTQNDIEDPILRKKFWIICRNTFKTQKMRIRSLQKKINRVNLKINSLEALTRQLKQDLISRVQTTH from the exons ATGGGTCATAAGAAGTGTTTTCTTTGTGGGGAAACCCgtaaattgagagaaatatcgtatcataG atTGCCTACTGATCTTGAGATGAGAAATTTATGGTTGAAATCTTTGAATGTCGAAGATAAAGTGATTGAATCCTTTAAGACTCAACCTGTACTTTGTTCAAAACACTTCCAGTCACAGGACATTATGTTTGCAGGTGGAAGACGAGTTCTGCATATGAATGCAATACCTGTTTTATTTTCAGCATCTTCAGTGAA GATTGAAAGTCCAAATGAGGTAATGCTTTCTAGTTTTCCTACAATGTATGAAACGGAACATGCAGAAAT tattCAATCGACATCTCCACATTATGTTTCTCATCATGATCAAGGAATTCAAGATATCGAATCCCAAAAGAGAAG ATATTCATCAGAAATGGAAAATAATAGTAACCCTAGTGCTCCTGTTTCACCTCAGCAGTCTAAAAA TTTTCGATATGTTGGTGACTTCACACAAAACGATATTGAGGATCctattcttcgaaaaaaattttggatcATATGTAGGAATACCTTCAAGACACAAAAGATGAGGATTCGTAGTCTTCAAAAAAAGATAAATAGAGTAAATCTTAAAATTAACTCATTAGAAGCTCTTACCCGACAACTGAAACAGGACTTAATCTCGAGAGTGCAAACTACACATTGA